A window of Epinephelus fuscoguttatus linkage group LG24, E.fuscoguttatus.final_Chr_v1 contains these coding sequences:
- the cldn10e gene encoding claudin-10 isoform X1, whose amino-acid sequence MQVRVVQIWGFLMSVLGWIFVACTMAMEGWKITSIGGMGGSSIIKVAWYWSSLWRSCFTDSTAVSNCYDYPMLWSVEGYIQIVRGLLMAALSLGMLGFVLSLMGMECTFIGGKDRSKYKKIYIGGWCHITSGLLSTCGYAVYAQYVSVEYFNPDFDGLKYDLGTPMFLGWVGSAFHMTGGFFYLWSVCKPLCGGEATVITIQPVPDPEQNKSTTALSSVSAITSKTKLSSVSELSSKSERSDLTGISSKSERTSKSGRTAKSGRSSKSGRTTRSAGSVGSSSASGSTSGSGSESGVSSRSSVSTLSTSRSSGSSRTVSSLSGSSGSETTPFIKNSYI is encoded by the exons ATGCAGGTCCGTGTGGTTCAGATCTGGGGTTTCCTGATGTCAGTTTTGGGCTGGATCTTCGTGGCCTGCACCATGGCCATGGAAGGCTGGAAGATCACCTCCATTGGGGGCATGGGGGGGTCCTCCATCATCAAGGTGGCCTGGTACTGGTCCAGCCTGTGGAGATCATGTTTTACAGACTCAACTGCTGTCAGCAACTGTTACGACTACCCCATGCTCTGGTCTGTGGAGG GCTACATCCAGATAGTGCGAGGCCTGCTGATGGCGGCTCTTTCCCTGGGCATGCTGGGGTTTGTGCTCAGTCTGATGGGTATGGAGTGCACCTTCATTGGGGGGAAAGACCGGTCTAAGTACAAGAAGATCTACATTGGTGGATGGTGCCACATAACCAGCG GTTTGCTGTCCACATGTGGGTACGCTGTTTACGCACAGTATGTCTCTGTGGAATACTTCAACCCCGACTTTGACGGACTGAA GTATGACCTTGGCACGCCGATGTTCCTCGGCTGGGTCGGCTCAGCCTTTCACATGACTGGCGGTTTCTTCTACCTGTGGTCAGTGTGTAAGCCGCTCTGTGGAGGAGAGGCAAC GGTAATCACCATCCAGCCAGTACCAGACCCTGAGCAAAACAAGTCCACCACAGCTCTGTCCTCCGTGTCTGCGATCACCTCCAAGACCAAATTGTCCTCCGTGTCTGAGCTGTCGTCCAAGTCCGAGCGCTCAGACCTGACTGGAATTTCCTCAAAATCAGAGCGCACATCTAAATCTGGACGCACAGCCAAGTCGGGGCGGTCGTCAAAGAGTGGCCGAACCACCAGGTCTGCAGGATCTGTAGGGTCGAGTTCAGCATCAGGATCAACATCAGGATCGGGGTCAGAGTCTGGAGTCTCATCGAGGTCCAGCGTGTCAACTTTGTCCACTTCAAGGAGCAGCGGCAGCAGCCGGACAGTGTCATCATTGTCGGGCAGCTCAGGGAGTGAGACTACACCGTTCATCAAAAACTCTTATATTTAA
- the cldn10e gene encoding uncharacterized protein cldn10e isoform X2, with protein sequence MQVRVVQIWGFLMSVLGWIFVACTMAMEGWKITSIGGMGGSSIIKVAWYWSSLWRSCFTDSTAVSNCYDYPMLWSVEGYIQIVRGLLMAALSLGMLGFVLSLMGMECTFIGGKDRSKYKKIYIGGWCHITSGLLSTCGYAVYAQYVSVEYFNPDFDGLKVITIQPVPDPEQNKSTTALSSVSAITSKTKLSSVSELSSKSERSDLTGISSKSERTSKSGRTAKSGRSSKSGRTTRSAGSVGSSSASGSTSGSGSESGVSSRSSVSTLSTSRSSGSSRTVSSLSGSSGSETTPFIKNSYI encoded by the exons ATGCAGGTCCGTGTGGTTCAGATCTGGGGTTTCCTGATGTCAGTTTTGGGCTGGATCTTCGTGGCCTGCACCATGGCCATGGAAGGCTGGAAGATCACCTCCATTGGGGGCATGGGGGGGTCCTCCATCATCAAGGTGGCCTGGTACTGGTCCAGCCTGTGGAGATCATGTTTTACAGACTCAACTGCTGTCAGCAACTGTTACGACTACCCCATGCTCTGGTCTGTGGAGG GCTACATCCAGATAGTGCGAGGCCTGCTGATGGCGGCTCTTTCCCTGGGCATGCTGGGGTTTGTGCTCAGTCTGATGGGTATGGAGTGCACCTTCATTGGGGGGAAAGACCGGTCTAAGTACAAGAAGATCTACATTGGTGGATGGTGCCACATAACCAGCG GTTTGCTGTCCACATGTGGGTACGCTGTTTACGCACAGTATGTCTCTGTGGAATACTTCAACCCCGACTTTGACGGACTGAA GGTAATCACCATCCAGCCAGTACCAGACCCTGAGCAAAACAAGTCCACCACAGCTCTGTCCTCCGTGTCTGCGATCACCTCCAAGACCAAATTGTCCTCCGTGTCTGAGCTGTCGTCCAAGTCCGAGCGCTCAGACCTGACTGGAATTTCCTCAAAATCAGAGCGCACATCTAAATCTGGACGCACAGCCAAGTCGGGGCGGTCGTCAAAGAGTGGCCGAACCACCAGGTCTGCAGGATCTGTAGGGTCGAGTTCAGCATCAGGATCAACATCAGGATCGGGGTCAGAGTCTGGAGTCTCATCGAGGTCCAGCGTGTCAACTTTGTCCACTTCAAGGAGCAGCGGCAGCAGCCGGACAGTGTCATCATTGTCGGGCAGCTCAGGGAGTGAGACTACACCGTTCATCAAAAACTCTTATATTTAA
- the LOC125884792 gene encoding claudin-10-like isoform X1, with amino-acid sequence MWRRLAQILGLLLCTLGWGFVGCTLAMDHWRVAQLGGQRGSSVVVTALYWSDLWRDCYEDSTALVNCVDFGVLWTVKTYIQVVRGLLISGLCLGFIGTVLTFFGMECTHIGGDQSSNDSMLITASAFHLLGCASDVAAYCLYINRVVAAFLHSKADPSKLSYEIGTPLYLGLAGSFLILLGCTVKCATACRVNHPKSRHPMVPFASRRREEKVHIRRTSKRSIDLRNTPYMMASVVTV; translated from the exons ATGTGGAGGAGACTGGCTCAGATCCTGggcctgctgctctgcacacTAGGATGGGGCTTTGTGGGCTGCACCCTTGCAATGGACCACTGGAG GGTGGCCCAGCTGGGGGGTCAAAGGGGCTCCTCCGTTGTGGTGACAGCGTTGTACTGGTCTGACCTGTGGAGGGACTGCTATGAGGACTCCACCGCTCTGGTGAACTGTGTGGACTTTGGGGTGCTGTGGACAGTCAAAA CATATATCCAGGTAGTCAGAGGGCTCCTGATAAGCGGGCTCTGCCTCGGCTTCATCGGCACAGTGCTCACATTTTTTGGAATGGAGTGCACACACATCGGCGGAGACCAGAGCAGTAACGACAGCATGCTAATAACAGCATCTGCTTTCCATCTGCTCGGCT GCGCATCAGACGTGGCTGCTTACTGTTTATACATAAACAGGGTGGTTGCAGCTTTTTTACACAGCAAAGCAGATCCGTCAAAACTGAG CTATGAAATTGGAACCCCCTTATACCTCGGCCTGGCGGGGAGTTTCCTCATCCTACTCGGCTGTACAGTAAAGTGTGCAACTGCATGCAGAGTTAACCACCCAAAAAG CAGACATCCCATGGTTCCCTTTGCCAGTAGACGAAGAGAAGAAAAAGTGCACATCCGTCGAACGTCAAAAAGGTCAATTGACCTCAGAAACACTCCCTACATGATGGCCTCTGTTGTGACTGTGTAA
- the LOC125884792 gene encoding claudin-10-like isoform X2 codes for MWRRLAQILGLLLCTLGWGFVGCTLAMDHWRVAQLGGQRGSSVVVTALYWSDLWRDCYEDSTALVNCVDFGVLWTVKTYIQVVRGLLISGLCLGFIGTVLTFFGMECTHIGGDQSSNDSMLITASAFHLLGCASDVAAYCLYINRVVAAFLHSKADPSKLSYEIGTPLYLGLAGSFLILLGCTVKCATACRVNHPKRHPMVPFASRRREEKVHIRRTSKRSIDLRNTPYMMASVVTV; via the exons ATGTGGAGGAGACTGGCTCAGATCCTGggcctgctgctctgcacacTAGGATGGGGCTTTGTGGGCTGCACCCTTGCAATGGACCACTGGAG GGTGGCCCAGCTGGGGGGTCAAAGGGGCTCCTCCGTTGTGGTGACAGCGTTGTACTGGTCTGACCTGTGGAGGGACTGCTATGAGGACTCCACCGCTCTGGTGAACTGTGTGGACTTTGGGGTGCTGTGGACAGTCAAAA CATATATCCAGGTAGTCAGAGGGCTCCTGATAAGCGGGCTCTGCCTCGGCTTCATCGGCACAGTGCTCACATTTTTTGGAATGGAGTGCACACACATCGGCGGAGACCAGAGCAGTAACGACAGCATGCTAATAACAGCATCTGCTTTCCATCTGCTCGGCT GCGCATCAGACGTGGCTGCTTACTGTTTATACATAAACAGGGTGGTTGCAGCTTTTTTACACAGCAAAGCAGATCCGTCAAAACTGAG CTATGAAATTGGAACCCCCTTATACCTCGGCCTGGCGGGGAGTTTCCTCATCCTACTCGGCTGTACAGTAAAGTGTGCAACTGCATGCAGAGTTAACCACCCAAAAAG ACATCCCATGGTTCCCTTTGCCAGTAGACGAAGAGAAGAAAAAGTGCACATCCGTCGAACGTCAAAAAGGTCAATTGACCTCAGAAACACTCCCTACATGATGGCCTCTGTTGTGACTGTGTAA
- the cldn10d gene encoding claudin-10 has translation MKYRTVVMYMEIGCFVSCLCGWILVCSTLPTEYWTFSEVGSIVLTTSNYYSNLWKDCISDTTGVSDCKDYPSMLALPAFLHACRALAVCAVITGFFGGVLTLVGMKCTKIGGSDIANARVTFAGGITYLVSGFCGMITYSWWANKVITEFLDPHFREQKFELGAAIFIGWGGSLLLLSGGTVMAYFSGKEGLPSSSSGRPRRPATYATARTRRTYMLPASSSRVTLVPPLFYEGRKSRATRATTRTSRTFNRDSFV, from the exons ATGAAGTACAGGACGGTGGTGATGTACATGGAGATCGGCTGCTTTGTGTCCTGTCTGTGTGGCTGGATCCTGGTGTGTTCCACTCTCCCCACAGAGTACTGGACTTTCTCCGAGGTGGGCAGCATCGTGCTGACCACCTCCAACTACTACTCCAACCTGTGGAAGGACTGCATCTCAGATACCACAGGGGTGTCTGACTGCAAGGATTACCCCTCGATGCTGGCTCTGCCTG CGTTCCTACACGCCTGCAGAGCGCTCGCTGTCTGTGCCGTCATCACTGGTTTCTTCGGAGGCGTCCTCACACTCGTCGGGATGAAATGCACTAAAATCGGTGGATCAGACATCGCCAACGCCAGGGTGACCTTCGCTGGAGGTATAACCTATCTGGTTTCAG GATTCTGCGGTATGATCACCTACTCGTGGTGGGCCAACAAAGTCATAACAGAGTTCTTGGATCCACATTTCAGAGAACAGAA ATTTGAACTTGGAGCTGCAATTTTCATTGGCTGGGGAGGCTCCTTGCTTCTTCTCTCTGGGGGGACGGTGATGGCTTACTTCTCTGGAAAAGAAGGTCTCCCATCAAG CTCTTCAGGAAGGCCACGGAGACCGGCCACTTACGCCACTGCCCGGACCAGACGGACCTACATGCTGCCAGCCTCGTCGTCCAGAGTGACTCTTGTGCCACCGCTGTTTTATGAAGGCAGGAAGAGCCGGGCAACCAGAGCTACAACGAGGACCAGCAGGACCTTTAACAGGGACAGCTTCGTCTGA